The Gossypium arboreum isolate Shixiya-1 chromosome 4, ASM2569848v2, whole genome shotgun sequence DNA segment gtcaaaacacttagtaacgtacgacatgttctagaattgaagagaaatttaatttcattgagtacttTTGATTCAAAATGGTACAAATACGTAGCTGAAAGTGaggttttaaagattttcaaaggttccattgttgtgatgaaagggtagagaaagactgccaaattatatgttttgcAGTGTTCTACTATTACTAGTAATGTAgttcttcctcttccttgtcagatgatgatattactaaaatttggcatatgcgcctagggcatatgagtgagaaagacatggcagaattgagcaaaagagaaCTTTTTGATggacaaggaatttgcaaactgaagttctgtgagcactgtgtttttgggaagcaaaagagagtttgattcactagaggaatccataacacaaagggaacgttggagtatattcattctgatctgtaggggtcatccagagtgccttcgagaggtggagctaattatatgctaacttttattaaTGATTTATCCAAAAAAGTTTGGGATTTCTTCCTGAagtagaaaagcgatgtgttttcagcatttaagtcttgaaaaattatgattgaaaaacaaactggaaaacaaataaaatacctccaaaCAGGCAATGGCTTaaagttctgttctgatgagtttaatagactgtgcaagtcagaagggattgtgagacacttgacagttcgccatactccacagcaaaatggcgttgcagaacgaataaACAAAACGATCATAGAAAATGTTCGATgcatgttgtcaaatgccaacttatcaaagtcgttttgggcaaaagcagcctctactgcatggtttttgatcaactgatctccatccgttgctATTGAGAAAAAGAcaccacaagaggtatggtctagtaatcctactaattattctgatttaaagatctttgggtgtcctacgtatgcttatgttgataatgaaaaatcagaaccgagatccattaaatgtgtttttcttggttataaagctggtgtaaaagggtataagttatgatgtcttgaaaatagaaaatttgtgattagcagagatgttgtttttgatgaaactgctgtgctacctaacttatctctcaaagactcttccaataaagaaaatcaaaaacagatgaagcatcagattaatacagactcgactcctcaagccagtataaaaattgagaatagagttatttcttcaccacaatactctatcaccaaaaatagaactagaagagaaattaaacctctaaagaagtatgccaaggctgatctagttgcttatgctttaaatgtggctaaagatatagatgcaaaccaaaagccatctaattattctgaggcggttagctgtgaagactcagaaaagtggatgtttgctatgcaagaggagatggaatcactccacaaaaatagaacatgggatcttgtgaaacttcctataggtaaaaaggctgttcgttgtaaatgggtgtttaaaaagaaagaagggactccaaaaGTTGAAGAACCGAAatataaagtaaggcttgttgcaaaggatTATAATCAAATTCCAAGaatggacttcacagatgtgttctccccagttgtgaagtatagttcgattcgagctttgcttggtattgtggccattcatgatttggagcttgagcagttagatataaaaactgcatttttgcatggagaacttgagaatgatatttatatgcaacaaccagaggggtTTAGAGTCtcaaaaaaagaggactatgtttgcttgctgaaaaagtccctttatggtttgaaacagtcaccaagacagtggtacaagaggtttgattcctttatgacttctcatgatttcaaaagaagtagttttgacagttgtgtttactttaagaaaaatactGATGGTTTTTTTTGTGTATCTAcatctttatgttgatgacatgttgatagcagtaaaagataaatgagagataagaaaggtcaaagcacaactaagtgaagaatttgagatgaaagatttgggaccagcaaagaagatacttggtatggagattctcagataTAGAAAAGCaaataaattgtacctaagtcagaaggggtacattgagaaagttctttgcaggttcaatatgcagagtgctaagcctgttagtactcctttagcagccaatttcaaattttcatcggctttgtctccataatcagatgatgagattgagtacatgtcacatgttccatactctagtgtagtgggatttctcatgtatgctatggtttgttcacatctagatttatcatatgcagacAGTGCAATTAATAGATAAATAGCGAATCctagtaaagaacattggaaagtagttcagtggattttaagatacttacaaggtactactgatgtttgcttacaatttggaagaactagagatggagtcattgggtatgttgatgctgattttgttggagaccttgatagaagaagacctctcacaggttatgtctttacaattagAGGTTgtacaatcagttggaaagccacttaacaaactacagtcgctttgtctaccactgaagctgagtacatggcgattactgaggcttgtaaagaagctatatggttgaagggactctttagtgaactcaatgaagactttCAAATCAGTaaagtattttgtgacagtcaaagtgcaatcttccttacaaaaggtcaaatgtttcatgagagaacaaaacatattgatgttcggtatcattttgttcgtgatattattgctcgtggtgatattgttgtgagcaaaattagtactcatgaaaatcctgcagatatgatgactaagtcacttcctataaccaagtttgagcattgcttagacttggttggtgttcattgttgaagttaaacccttaagaggTTTTATGAaaaaggtggagaacttgttcgttgagagtttaCGATGAAGAagttgttcattgagaattcgtgtcaaggtggagattgttagaattaagtgacccgaatctttatttaaataaaatacagtggtaaaataaaataaaagtaaaatccatatagaactacacttcttttattttattataggataaggttttttaaaccttattaaacttcatctattttatattgattagaataaggtgtttcaatcttactacacttctattagaatatggttttacaagcctataaatagacatagtctattcctcttgtaattatttgaattcgacatagtaaattttcttctcctctgcccgtgatttttttcccgaaaggattTCCACAtaaaatctatgtgttctttattttattttattttattttcacgcTTTTAGCATAGGAAATTCTAAAAACAAATGCTTTAAAATTTCTTTGTGGTTTGTGTAGAAGGGGCATTGATCCACCATCTCTATTCCTCTCCCTCTTAGAAAGTATTTTCTAGGCATTTCTTTGTGCTTGCATTTCCAGAGAAAAAACTTAATTTTATAAGGTATTTTACTCTTCTAAATGGTCTCTTGTAGGGCCTTGTCAGCAGAAATTTCCTTTATATAGTTACTTGATGCAATATAACAAGTGTTGTTAAGTGAAAATATCCCTTTATTTGAGGGAACCCGACAAATAATATCCTCATGGtcatttttattaataaatgGGGTGTTGATGAAAGTTTCTTCTACCTCTGTTGGTAGTTTGAAAGACAAGCTTGTTAGCCCTTGTTCCTCCCATTTCGTGTGGACATGTTGGAATGTTATTAGACTTTCATCCTTGGGGACATGTCCTTCTACAAGAGTTCATAGCATTCTTTTTCTTGACTAACCATCACTTTAAAAGCTCATTGTTTGGTCATTATGCACAACCTATCTTATACCTTGCTCAATAAGGGGACTCACCTTTCTAAGTGCACTCAAATTTAAGGAGACATATGGTTTAATATGGGGATTTTGCGAGTCTCTCACATATTTAGTGAAGAGGATTTGAGCCCACTTCTCACGTTCATGGATAAGTTGCTACCCTAAGTTTATTAACTAGGTTTAATTGATTGGTTTAGCCATTTTCAACCTCGAGCTACCTCTCTTATTAGAAAAGTTGATTTTCTTCTAATTTATGAGATGAAGCTTTTTTCCCTCCTCGCTCTCTTCATAAGAAATTCTTATTGATATGATCCAAATGATTCAAAACACTAGTAGGGAGTAACTGACATTGCATATAGTGATTTGGTATCACCATCGTGGTGGGCTGAATCAAGGTTAGTCTTCTAGCCGACTAAAGGAACTTAGCCTTCTAAGAACTATGTTTGCTCTGAACTTTCTTGAGAATAAAGCTGCAATCACTGTAAGCAACTTTTCTAGAATGAATGGGGAGTCCTAGGTTTTTTTGAGATTAGTTGCTTCTATTATTTTAAGATAGTTAGTAACCCTTAAGCGAGGACACAACTATCAAGTTTTGAAAATAGATGCTTTGTCCTAATTCTTGCATGAAAAGTTCTAGTGTTTACTTAATGGTCTTAGTGGTTTTCTTATCTATTTTTACAAATAAGATCGCATCATCAACAAAGAAAGGTGGGAGATTTGTGGACCACTTTTGAGGTACACATAGGTTGCCATGACTTGCCTTTCACTATTAAAAGGATATGAAGGTTATAAACTCCATGCACAAGATAAAAATAtaaggagagagagagagagagagagagagagagagagagagagagagagagagagagagtgtgtgtgtgtgtgtaacgACTCAATTTCTAATGGAGTTGAAAAATGCAGTTTCAAGATCCCATTTTTGTAAACCGAgcatgtaaatattaaataaaaatatttatagagttattATATAGGTAAATTAAATTTTGGATAAGTATTTTATTTGAATTAAGGCTTAATTAAGGTTCATTTGTAAAACCCTAGGCAAATACCACATTGACAAAGTACGAGAGAGACCTGAGCTATATAAAAGAATAACAACACTTAAGTGGTAAGAGACCTTTTGAGGGTGTATGGGCTTTCCCAAGAATAAAGCCGTAAAGGCCATGTGAGCCCAGAGCGGACAATATCTTATCGGGCTAGGTGTTGGTTATGACATTTAGTGATATTAGAGCCACTCACCATTCCTCTTGAGCGATGGTGAGGCAAACCTCAACAAGGATGCTGAGCCCCTAAGGATGGGTGAATGTAACACCCTAGGCAAATCCCACATTGGCAAAGCACGAAAGAGACTTGAGCTATATAAAGGGATAACAACACTTAAACGGTAAAAGGCTTTTTGGAGGTTGTAATATCTTATCAGGCTGGGTGTTGGCTATGATATCAAGGACTACATCATAAAGTCTAattgctatagatttttaattagaaaaagactTGAGGACTTAAATTGTAATTAACCAAATGTCCAAAATAACAATTGGAACATAATTAAACATTAAGAAAAGGACGGTTTAAGCATTTgactattaaattaattaaactaagtgtTATGTATATTAAAGTAAgactaatttacttaattaacatgTTAATATCATTATAAATAACAAAGTTCAGTGGAAGAAGAGAAAACTTCATCTTCTccaccaaattgaaaaaaaaaaaaagagaaagggtTTGATGCCAtcaaagggttttgaagctttaatCAATAAATTGGTTAatgcaatttagtttttttttcttgtaatttttacatttttgaggtCATAGGAGCTTGATTTAGGTAGCCCATGTAcaaatttataaaattgttaGTTTTGAAAGATGCCATTGTTGAGAATTGGAAGTTTGAGGTGTTTGAAAGCTAAATTGATAATTTGGTAACCGctttagatttttaattagaaaagGGCTTGAGGGCTTAAATTGTAATTAACAAAAGGTCCAAAACAACAATTAGACCATGATTAAACATTAAAAAGAGGAACATTTAAGCATGTgactattaaattaattaaaataagtattatgtatattaaagtaagattaatttacttaattaacatgTTAATATCATTATAAATAACAAAGTTCTGTGGGAGGAGAGAGAACTTCATCTTCTCTgctgaattgaaaaaaaaaagaaaagagaaagggtttgacaccatcaaagggttttgaaaatttaataaataaattggttagtgtaatttagtctttttttttataatttttatgtttttgaggtcatgggtgcttgatttagctagcccatgtacaaatttgtaaaattgttaaatttttaaaagatttcaTTGTTGAGAATTGAAAGTTTGAGGtgttaaattgttaaattttaagcttagatgtgaaaaaggactaatttgtaaagctaaattgataatttggtatattagagattaaagttaaaatataaaaataaatttataaataagaaATAGGAGGTCTCTAATGGGTATTAGTGAAATCGAAATTCAATTTGAAGCTTTAAATCGAAAGCTAGGTTAGTCCCaattttagagactaaattgaataaattgtaaactATATGTGACTTTGTAATATATTGTGAATTGAGCTGGAATTTAATATTATGTATTATCGGATTAATATTTGTAGATAAAGATGACACGAGAATGTCATGAGGGAGAGGAAAGACGAAAATCGACGATGAGTAATTTGAGTGTTCGATTTGTATTCCTATAATtcgaattattttaattgttgCATATTTATTCTATTTTGCATGGAAATATTATGAGGTGAGTTGAAATTGATTGATCAAATTGAAtttatatgattttgattgattattaagatagaggactaaattgaatagaattaaaaatattgtaaattgatgaaaatatgaaattaactttGAATTGGATTGATTCATGTTATGATACATATGAATTGATGATTTGGTTGATGAATTAAACATgatgaattgtgaaattgagtTATATTCGTAATTGGATAATTGGTTATCATATTAATTGTTCGGGCAGAgtcagatataattggcatgACATAGGATAGATTGAGTACGAGTTACTTTGATTATGTGTCAATGAGTTTTGGGCACAACTTTTACTTCAGTTAGACCGATGAGTGCTGGTCACAATCTATTTACTTCGAATTGTCCGATgaagtgtgttggttggatctgtgtattcgTTCGAGTCTGAGGCAGATTAATAGAGAATTAAAATCCAAATGTGAcaatgaaatataaatttaattacttTTGTGAAAAAGCatttgaaccaaaattataagTCTGGAGAATTTTTGTGAAAATAGGATGAATTAATCAATTCGATTCGGAAGAATGACATGCTAATATGATGTATCCTATGTTAGTGTCAATTAAACAAGTATAAAAATGAATTGTATAGTATGATGACACATTATAACATGATATTTAGTACTcattttgaattgtatattgattaCATGTTTTCTATTAACTTAACTTGTATTTTATCgattgaattatagaaataccactgagctTCATTGCTCAGTGGACGATTTTGTTTTCCAACCACAGGTTAGGTACAATTTGAGATCCCAGGAATCAGCTTCAGTATCCAGTTAGAATCCCAGACATAACAAAGTTGGTGAATCTTTTTTGTTAGTTAAATAGCATGTACCTAGCTGAGTCAAGTTTTGGTTTACTTTCTAAGTCCATGCTTATTTTGGAATTAGTACCTTATGGTGAATATTTGGCTAAATGGTTGAAGGTGTTTATGAAATCTTTGCTTATATGTTTTTAAACGTTATAAATGACAGTAATATGAATGCGGTGAGATGGAATGGTATGTTTGCATAAAACCTAAGTGTAGTTTATCATAAATGTTTAGTTTATAGGTGTTAAATTCTTAGTGTGTAGTTATGTATAGAATTGAAATATATAAATTGGTTGTTTAAGGTTTATTTAGGTAATAGGGATATTGGAATATGTATGCATTTTTAATGAAATGGATATTACAGGTTGTTGTTGTGCATAATTTGCAAAAATAGCATGTAACGCCGCAACATTGTCGTCGTAACGAGAAATGACCTATAAGGTCATAGTGCGACAAGGAATTTGATGTCCTGATGAGGCCAACATAGTAAGTGACATCGCAACGTTGAGTGGTCTGATGCCATGACGTGACAAACTATTTGGCGATGTCATGATGTCAACCCTGTGTTTTGAATTCTTTATAATTAAGTCCTATTTCTACCTCAGGTTAGGTTTAGGGCTTTCGTAAGCTTGTGTAAGACCTGGTAATGatattattttgtaattaaatgTATATTTTCATTGAATTTAAACATTAATGGTATAAATTAATTTTGATTGATCGTAGTTGCTTCGGCAACGAATGTGACATCTCATAACTCAGATCGATGATCAGGTTGGGTAttagggtgttacacacacaACACACACAGGTCTCCCTATCTAATGCCACAATTGAAAGCTTTGAGTTTTAAACCATTCAAGAGGATGTGGTAATGGTAGTAGAGATGGAATTCATGGTTAAGGTAATCCAACAttcttaaaaacattaaaaccttTATCTTAAAGCTCCATTCAAGTTTATTATACACTTTCTCCAAAACCAATTTGATGACTATTGATCCTTTTTTCCCTTCATAGATCTAGGATTGTATGATCTCTTGCACCATGATTACATTGTTAGAGGTTTACCTTCTAGGGACAAAACTTCCTTGAATGAAGAAACGATTTTCTATATGAGGGGTCTCGTCCTCATCACTATAATTTTGGTGACAATTTTATAGACATTGGTTATACAAACTAATAGGCCTAATTTGTTTTATGAAAGTCGCCTTTTGGATTTGGAATAAGGGTAATTAGTGTATCATTTAATCTTTTTGATAGTTTTTCACTTTTGAAGATTTCAAGCACCATTCGGATACTTTCTCCTTGACTTTAGGATAACACCtttaaaagagaaaagaaaaaaaagggtgtaGTTCATTTCAATCTAGGGCATTCATTGGGTTAAATGACCATACTGCTTTTACAATGTCCACCTTTGTGATATCAACACACAACAACTACCAATTACTTTTTAGATAGTTTGAGGTAACTGGAAGATAGATCATTGGGCTTTTAAATTGTGGACTCACTTAAGGATTGGAAAATATTAGTGATATATTCTTGGAATATTTTCTCAATTCCTATTTAATCTGTGATCCAGCTCCCGATCGAATCCCTGAGTCCAATCATTTCATTGTGGTTTTATCTCACCATCATGGTAAAGTGAAAAAAATATTGTACTCCATTCTCCTTCTACAATCTAGTTAACTCATGAATTTAGTGCCGAGATGGTTTCTTCTTATAGTAATTTCTGATATTTCGCTACTTAAGTTTGTGAAGACTCAATAGATAATCACTTGGTGTTGAGGCCGTTGCtcttttagctcaagaaattATTGTTAACAatttcccaaaagtagttttgtTCCATTCTCTAAAGAATCTCATGAAGGTCTCAATAGTATCAACCAACGAGAGATCAAAACCTTTCTAGAAACTATCCAAGTCATTAGAGAACTCGGATGATCAAGCCACATTTGTTGGAATAAAAATAGGCTTATCTTATGTTGCCATAAATTGTTTTCTAAGTCGATTAAGATAGCTCAATGGTTAGAGGGAATATAAGGAAATGAAAAACTTGTGTACAGAAAGAGTCTCGAGTTCGGATTAGCAAAAACATAATTTGCCATAATTTGTTTTCTAAGTTAATTAAGATACGACCTTGTTGTTcattatcatcatcatcttctATCTCGACCATATCATTTTCCTGAAAGAACTACTCATAGTTCCCAAATTCCTCTCCTAAGAATATGTCCTTGTATGACACCATCTTCCTTGCATTACCTTTTTGGTAAGGGCTCGCTTGCTTGACCTTTTTCGTACTCTTGAAGAGTTATTTTTCTTCAACCGAGAGTGCAGCGTTCTCCATTTTCATTGTCTCTAATTGTTACCAAATACTATGACTCTTCCCTTCACCCAAGGGACAAAGAGTACTCGATGACCTAAATTTTATTCTAAACCCATAATTTTGACCGTTCCATTCTACTATTCATGTattgataataattttattttaaatatgattatAGCACATAAAAAATTTACTTAACATAtaataatattactattatatgtTAGGTAAGGTGCACTTCTTTACAACAACCCTCCAACCCCACCTCGTATATATCTAAAAATCCAACGCCACCCTCCTTCCGGTTCTGGTTTCAGCATcgattactttttatttttttcagagCCTCCTTCACCAACCTCCGCTCTGTTCAGCCCGTGATCTTTTGATCTTTCTCTATGGCTACCATTTCCAAGCTCTCTAACCCCAACCCAGTCGCTTCTCTTTCATCATCTTTCAAACCCAGATCTTCTTCATCGCCTAAATGCTTCGTTGGGTTCCCTACCAGGCCTGCTTTCAGCTCTAAGCTGGTTTCATCTTCTAGCTTGTCCTCGATAAACACCCACCCTTTCAGGGGCTCCTTggtgtaagttttttttttttttttgctttatgtCAACGCCCTTTCTCAGTTTGATTTCCGGGTTTTCTTTCTTCTCTCTCTTGCCTGATGTAAACAGTGcttgttttggtttttttttatgcAAGCGGCTATTTTGATTCCATTTCCTGATTTGATTAAGAAATGAGTTTTGCTTTGATTCTTATTTATCAATTTACCATCACCATTGTGCATTCCTGTTCATTTTTTGTTGCTTGCATGCTACTTTGCCCTATTAGTTTTGTCAATTCTTTGATTCCAACTGGGTTTTCTTTGGCAGTGTCAGGTGTTCTCTTGCTGATGGAAACGGTAGTTCAGTGAAGACGACTACTTTGCATGATCTGTATGAAAAAGAAGGGCAGAGTCCATGGTATGACAACCTTTGCAGGCCAGTGACCGATTTGCTGCCACTGATTGCAAGTGGGGTTAGAGGTGTAACTAGCAACCCAGCGGTAAGTACCCTAACTATGTTTCTTTTTCTCTGTAGTTTTACTTTGTGATATTTGTCTATTTTAGTCCCCTATAACAATTTTGATTGTGTTATTGCAGATTTTCCAGAAAGCTATATCTTCATCAAATGCTTACAATGATCAATTCAGGTATTCTTATTGACTTCATTGTTTTAATTGTTACGGTGAGTAGCATAGATCATGGTATACCCTAAATACATTTCCACAGCTCAAAGAAAACTGAAAATATAAACTAGAGAAAAACTAAGGCATGATCATCTGAGTTGGTTGGTTATTGTAATCTCTTGATGTTTGAGACTTGTGTTCTCTGGTCTTTTGAATACTCATGTCTTTTGAAAATACTGGAATTTGCAGGGAACTTGTGCAATCAGGAAAAGATATCGAAAGTGCTTATTGGGAGTTAGTGGTGAAGGACATCCAAGATGCCTGCAAACTTTTTGAGCCAATCTATGACCAAACAGATGGAGGTGATGGTTATGTTTCTGTTGAGGTTTCTCCCAGACTTGCTGATGATACTAATGGGACCATTGAGGCAGCCAAATATCTTCATAAAGTGGTTGATCGTCCCAATGTGTACATTAAGATCCCTGCAACAGCACCATGCATTCCTTCAATCAAGGAAGTTATTGCGAATGGCATAAGTGTGAATGTCACTGTATGTTATTTCTGATTTCCTGGCTTAACTTGGAGTAGAAGATATGGTCTTTTGCTACACTCATTTGTTTCTTAAACGTTCTTATGAGTTTTTACTGTTAATACTTGTTTTAGCAATTACTGCTTTTGATGAGCCATTGGCTATAACTCAAGAACCATTTTTACCCAATCAGCAAAGTTTTTGAGTGGGTTATTCTAGTTCTGGGCTTGTTCCACTGAAGTTGTAGATAATGGTAGTGATATATTGCATTTACACTGTACTATATATGTTTCTTTTTATGTTCTAATCTTAACTTTCATTTCTTATGTGTATGTACAGCTCATATTTTCGCTTGCTAGATACGAGGCTGTTATTGATGCTTACTTGGACGGCCTTGAGGCTTCTGGGTTGAGTGATCTCTCCAGGGTTACTAGTGTAGCTTCCTTCTTTGTCAGTAGGGTAGATACCCTCATTGACAAAATGCTTGAAATGATTGGAACACCAGAAGCCCTTGATCTCCGAGGAAAGGTTACTAAACTGCAATACACATTCGTACATTCAAATATTTACTGAATTACCCGTCAAAATTTGCTTACACCATGATATGTTTACTATTTTTTAGGCTGCTGTAGCTCAAGCAGCCCTGGCATATAGGCTCTACCAGAAGAAATTCTCCGGTCCAAGATGGGAAGCTTTGGTGAAGAAGGGTGCCAAGAAACAGAGGTTGCTCTGGGCCTCAACTAGTGTCAAGAACCCTGCCTACCCTGACACCCTATATGTTGCTCCTCTCATTGGACCTGACACGGTGAGCTATCTTCTTTCAGAATAAAGTTTTCAAAATGAGTTGATGAATAATCCCATAATCTTTTCTGTCATTTTGGTGCTGTTTGCAGGTCTCAACCATGCCTGACCAAGCACTCCAAGCCTTTATAGACCACGGCACAGTTTCAAGGACGATTGACGCAAACGTGTCTGAAGCTGAAGGCATCTATAGTGCACTTGAGAAGTTGGGGATTGACTGGGGCAAAGTCGGTTCACAGCTGGAAGACGAGGGAGTGGAGTCTTTCAAGAAGAGCTTTGACAGCCTTCTCGACACATTGCAAGAGAAGGCAAACACTCTTAAATTTGTGATTTCTTAGATTTGCTGTCACTGCAAACACAATAAAAACAAGCGGGTGTTGGTTCCTGCTGTAAAAGAAAGTTGGTGAGCGAGCGTTATGTGAGACGTTGAATATTATGTAATATGAAGCAGCGAGTGTTTGTTTAATGGAACTTTTGTTTTGTGCTTTGTTTTATGGCTCCTGCTGATCAATGTAGTTGCAGATGTGGTTCTAAAGCAACAGGAAACCTTAACAAGGATAAGGTAATAGAAATCTTGGGTGTGAAAATCAATCGCAATCAAACTTGCCAAAATATTTGTGATATTTTGGTCAACTCCTATCGTTTATGGTCAAATGTTTTTCTTTTCCTTGGTGaagtttttccaaaaaaaaaaaaagaaaaaaagaaaaaatggagaATATGTTACTgtactatttttgt contains these protein-coding regions:
- the LOC108460687 gene encoding uncharacterized protein LOC108460687, which encodes MATISKLSNPNPVASLSSSFKPRSSSSPKCFVGFPTRPAFSSKLVSSSSLSSINTHPFRGSLVVRCSLADGNGSSVKTTTLHDLYEKEGQSPWYDNLCRPVTDLLPLIASGVRGVTSNPAIFQKAISSSNAYNDQFRELVQSGKDIESAYWELVVKDIQDACKLFEPIYDQTDGGDGYVSVEVSPRLADDTNGTIEAAKYLHKVVDRPNVYIKIPATAPCIPSIKEVIANGISVNVTLIFSLARYEAVIDAYLDGLEASGLSDLSRVTSVASFFVSRVDTLIDKMLEMIGTPEALDLRGKAAVAQAALAYRLYQKKFSGPRWEALVKKGAKKQRLLWASTSVKNPAYPDTLYVAPLIGPDTVSTMPDQALQAFIDHGTVSRTIDANVSEAEGIYSALEKLGIDWGKVGSQLEDEGVESFKKSFDSLLDTLQEKANTLKFVIS